Proteins encoded within one genomic window of Setaria italica strain Yugu1 chromosome IV, Setaria_italica_v2.0, whole genome shotgun sequence:
- the LOC101762565 gene encoding cyclin-T1-3, with the protein MDAMQTSDSSHHGIVENSPYRIPYSRNAEGGKLGNSWYFSRKEIEEYSFSRRDGIDLKKESHFRKTYCICLQDLGMRLQVPQVTIATAIVFCHRFFLRQSHAKNDRRTIATVCMFLAGKVEETPRPLRDVILLSYEIIHKKDPAAVQRIKQKEVYEQQKELILLGERLVLVTLGFDLNIHHPYKPLVEAIKRFKVAENALAQVAWNFVNDGLRTSLCLQFKPHHIAAGAIFLAAKFLKVKLPSDGEKVWWQEFDVTPRHLEEISNQILELYEQSNVAPPPSQGNDTDRSPASVANHRAPLKAPGTVGASTAQHHQASRQSSQQNMPGHRGYDHPHPEKQTSNQTPQNEARDGAANSNDGPKMSSLMMDAMKKIDKDKVKAALEKRRKSKGDVSRKVDVMDDDDLIERELEHGVELAAEGEKVKQERRQSWPHPAHREDQQRAARMMGSTEEGELSTDSQEHHSPALDNRRRNDVHEHRNYDRGERDIKRLRP; encoded by the exons ATGGATGCCATGCAGACAAGTGACTCTTCGCATCATGGAATTGTAGAAAATAGCCCATATAGAATACCATATAGCAGAAATGCAGAAGGTGGCAAACTTGGTAATTCGTGGTATTTTAgtagaaaagaaatagaagaataTTCCTTTTCAAGGAGAGATGGCATTGATCTCAAGAAAGAGTCTCATTTTCGCAAGACATACTGCATTTGCCTGCAGGATTTAGGAATGAGGCTTCAAGT GCCTCAAGTTACAATTGCTACAGCTATAGTGTTCTGTCATCGGTTTTTCCTCCGTCAATCTCATGCAAAAAATGATAGGCGG ACAATTGCAACAGTTTGTATGTTCTTGGCGGGAAAAGTTGAAGAAACCCCAAGACCTCTTAGGGATGTCATACTCCTTTCCTATGAGATCATCCACAAAAAGGATCCTGCTGCGGTTCAGCGAATTAAGCAGAAG GAAGTATATGAACAACAGAAGGAACTTATTTTACTTGGGGAGCGTCTTGTTCTTGTAACACTTGGTTTTGACTTGAATATCCACCATCCGTACAAGCCCTTGGTTGAAGCAATAAAGAGATTCAAGGTTGCTGAAAATGCCCTTGCTCAAGTTGCCTGGAACTTTGTCAATGATGG GCTCCGCACGTCGCTTTGCCTGCAATTTAAGCCCCACCATATTGCGGCTGGTGCAATCTTCCTGGCTGCGAAGTTTCTTAAAGTCAAGCTTCCATCAGATGGCGAGAAGGTCTGGTGGCAAGAGTTCGATGTTACCCCACGGCACTTGGAAG AGATTAGCAACCAAATCTTGGAGCTCTATGAGCAAAGTAATGTTGCGCCACCACCATCGCAAGGAAATGATACTGATAGGAGCCCCGCTAGCGTTGCTAATCATCGTGCACCTCTGAAAGCTCCAGGAACCGTGGGTGCATCTACTGCCCAACACCATCAAGCATCCAGACAGTCGAGCCAGCAAAACATGCCAGGCCACCGTGGCTATGACCACCCTCATCCTGAGAAGCAAACCTCAAACCAGACGCCTCAGAATGAAGCAAGGGATGGTGCTGCCAATAGCAATGACGGTCCCAAAATGTCATCCTTGATGATGGACGCGATGAAGAAGATAGACAAGGATAAGGTGAAAGCGGCCCTGGAGAAGCGGAGGAAATCTAAAGGTGATGTTTCTAGAAAGGTTGATGTCATGGATGATGATGACCTGATCGAGAGGGAGCTGGAGCATGGTGTGGAGTTGGCTGCTGAGGGTGAGAAGGTCAAGCAGGAGAGAAGGCAGAGTTGGCCCCATCCTGCACACCGGGAGGATCAGCAGAGGGCTGCTCGCATGATGGGAAGCACTGAAGAGGGCGAGCTGTCCACTGATAGCCAAGAACACCACTCCCCAGCCCTTGACAATCGGAGGAGAAATGACGTCCATGAGCACAGGAACTACGATCGTGGTGAAAGGGACATTAAAAGGTTAAGGCCATGA
- the LOC101780000 gene encoding transcription factor bHLH94, which translates to MAALLEAVVFPPDHPRVPCCRSCGSSCVLGGYGVASAGEFEGIIEKGVVVVQENGELLVPPPAHGSACCAWAGGAATSSWAGPVPSTTLATSSARWPAHHHQPAVTRKPRRRRGTAARRSASEAESLRRNHIAVERSRRRQVNEYLAALRALMPTSYARRGDQASIVGGAIDFVKELEHHLQSLQAQRHPAAAAAGHGSERFPGFFTLPQYSTAEAANDVDDGASSSGGERRPATRTGVADVEVAVSDGGHTTVKVLAPRRRRRMLLGLLLGMQRRGLTALHLNATTTADQMALYTFSLKMGDEWQLSSAGDVAAAVHDIVAGMDTAEERAV; encoded by the exons ATGGCGGCGCTGCTCGAAGCTGTGGTGTTCCCGCCAGATCACCCCCGCGTCCCGTGCTGCAGGTCGTGCGGCTCGAGCTGCGTCCTCGGTGGCTATGGCGTCGCCTCGGCCGGAGAGTTCGAGGGAATCATCGAGAagggcgtggtggtggtgcaggaAAACGGAGAGCtcctggtgccgccgccggcgcatggCAGCGCCTGCTGTGCctgggccggcggcgcggcgaccaGCAGCTGGGCCGGCCCCGTGCCGTCGACGACGCTGGCGACGTCGTCCGCGCGGTGGCCAGCGCATCATCATCAGCCCGCGGTCACCAggaagccgcggcggcggagagggacggcggcgaggaggagcgcgtcGGAGGCCGAGAGCCTGAGGCGGAACCACATCGCTGTGGagcgcagccggcggcggcaggtgaaCGAGTACCTCGCCGCGCTGCGAGCCCTCATGCCGACCTCCTACGCACGACGG GGTGACCAGGCGTCCATAGTCGGAGGCGCCATCGACTTCGTCAAGGAGCTGGAGCACCACCTGCAATCGCTGCAGGCTCAGAgacaccccgccgccgccgccgccggccacggctCCGAGCGTTTCCCCGGATTCTTCACGCTCCCCCAGTACTCCACCGCCGAGGCGGCCAacgacgtcgacgacggcgccagcagcagcggcggcgagaggcGCCCCGCGACGCGGACGGGCGTGGCGGACGTCGAGGTGGCCGTGTCGGATGGCGGCCACACGACGGTGAAGGTGCtggccccgcggcggcggcggcggatgctgCTCGGGCTGCTTCTTGGGATGCAGCGCCGCGGCCTCACCGCGCTCCACCTCaacgccaccaccacggccgaCCAGATGGCCTTGTACACTTTCAGTCTAAAG ATGGGGGACGAGTGGCAGCTCTCGTCGGCCGGCGACGTCGCGGCCGCCGTGCACGACATCGTCGCCGGCATGGACACCGCAGAAGAACGTGCTGTTTAG
- the LOC101763511 gene encoding blue copper protein translates to MASGGASLALAALLLVSCASAAAATKYTVGDTTGWTTSGDYATWASDKKFKIGDSLVFNYAGGAHTVDEVSAADYAACSSSKALSSDSAGTTTVTLKTAGKHYFICGVAGHCSSGMKLVVDVAAAKAATPSPAPAPAVAPAPDAADTTPDATPATTPKGSGGATPKTPVTVLSPPGKKSTSGATGLSATAWASLGLAGLVAVHLGAF, encoded by the exons ATGGCTTCCGGTGGCGCGTCACTGGCCTTGGCGGCGCTGCTCCTTGTGAGCTgcgcatcggcggcggcggcgaccaagTACACCGTCGGCGACACCACCGGCTGGACGACCAGCGGCGATTACGCCACCTGGGCCAGCGACAAGAAGTTCAAAATCGGCGACAGTCTCG TGTTCAACTACGCCGGCGGCGCGCACACGGTGGACGAGGTGAGCGCGGCGGACtacgccgcctgctcctccagCAAGGCGCTCAGCAGCGACagcgccggcaccaccaccgtgACCCTCAAGACCGCCGGCAAGCACTACTTCATCTGCGGGGTCGCGGGCCACTGCAGCAGCGGCATGAAGCTCGTCGTGGACGTCGCCGCGGCCAAGGCGGCCACcccttcgccggcgccggcgccggccgtggcTCCGGCACCGGACGCCGCGGACACCACCCCGGACGCCACCCCCGCCACGACTCCCaagggctccggcggcgccacgCCCAAGACCCCGGTCACGGTCCTCTCGCCGCCGGGCAAGAAGTCCACATCCGGCGCAACCGGGCTCAGCGCCACGGCATGGGCTAGCTTGGGCCTGGCCGGGCTCGTGGCCGTGCACCTCGGCGCGTTCTAG